A genomic segment from Malaclemys terrapin pileata isolate rMalTer1 chromosome 1, rMalTer1.hap1, whole genome shotgun sequence encodes:
- the LOC128838132 gene encoding uncharacterized protein LOC128838132: protein LQKSIHFLLYSTKCTKFCDDKLLIDPMVLKKKLNRMATEPGAFAVLSSLLLYITDLAACDPQMPRKKAKWAEGKGNKVIYNPECQSANTSKRPTRFQLLQSKFMNNNREPYIKKTREVGKLIIKEKQWVNRGCLNATVNKLDKNKEKKGSGQALEENKKIMPNERVKWNGLSGKNTVKNILKKFLAAEEKETKEKASVWKKKEPNSNLPKIISKNSVFSKLKEKFEQASSVCSATEAKTLLLRKGEKNNTKVPSRTPIHKPEVTVLHTVTAPVLNSPQSQYLVCTTAPMPRFSVVTEISHPWSWLTNNTESNQPFDHGTQMVEMSDSDSKHDIKPGKNEMPENRAQDREYKGQMQTVQCVMPKVMTDNKDSAETKIDSTNQGPGFLPNLDRSSTFCKNKSLADSIPTLSKPTLSHKGNSTLAGFDTSSLGDNKTAQNVSEDNPSTNLPYSGIAEGSSAHSPQDIKEVGIPKITVNACSSKETEIEFSESEKDPLFASQKCFPEEKLSENIPSFCSPVAQASQNVVPPNDDLQLIVKIPVTDKMPPLMPRQENASDFKGKHSKAAVKREKFHYKQEIFPSSRKNDCKVTAKQEEEPDINPNKLSDCQMQTEQITQESQPHQMLGQQNNIDNFSINVSNPTMTHTNDSKKEKSGIVEGKHICSDFEKDQGPLSSYLMKHRCYIPEENFGKDQLSSSNEMASQENNTARERSTLCNLEIYEMPSKYFMKHESDIADENPWPNSETCQSFSSNYLTKHENNATEQRIWHAIEKPQIPSSKDLVKDETYSVEDKKACHNSDEYQLPSSNESAKHKGDIIAKNAMYNRENYQTPPSSSDVINHENNTVKEKNIHHVFEKNELLSPNELGKHENNTAEDISLLSNVEKSQLPSSKALLKPEKNIAVGRMPLNNCEKYRLPSPNESEKHENNTVVKTRPWSNLEQDQLPTPNDTLNYENEMRDENFEKNQFPSSNEMVTHENNSTSERNNLHKYEEYQMLSSDNGLKHENDTMVEKKHKDNSAKEKNSSSFETCQLPLSKNKINTPGPRNTLCSIKYQMPSRDLVENEYDTTEEENTCCNTERYQLFSSRESMKHENNAAEARNIQSNFKNYQKPSSRSIGKHESKTVQERSTHHNFEEYQLLSRNAPQKHGKKGAVERDTLCNPKKNQKPSSSSLVKQENNVTVEKQQQTPLSDDFVKHETETVEEKNKHHSSEKYQLTSSNKLVKHGKNTTVEKKQQIPISNDFRKHEINTVKEKNKHHSSEKCQLTASNKLVTHGKNTAVEKKQQIPIANDFRKHEISTKEKKNPHLKVEKYRLPSSSKLEKHETNSSGKKNSLCDFETYQASLPSDLMKHRSDSTLEENPWHNIDNYQKLPLSNDVSKHDKNPVEQRKTQHGFKKYCKLTSNDLAKHENVAAEGKARRPGSDQRNDRKTELQDCTRTAAHAKYIAESYSEGPLNSSFKPMIVRVSDTFKHHT, encoded by the coding sequence CTTCAAAAGagcattcattttcttttatacAGCACTAAATGTACAAAGTTTTGCGATGATAAGCTGCTGATAGATCCCATGGTGCTGAAGAAGAAGCTAAATAGGATGGCAACAGAACCAGGGGCTTTTGCTGTCCTCAGCAGCCTGCTGCTTTACATCACAGACCTCGCGGCCTGCGACCCACAGATGCCGAGGAAGAAGGCAAAATGGGCAGAAGGCAAAGGAAACAAGGTGATTTATAATCCTGAATGCCAAAGTGCAAACACAAGCAAGCGCCCCACAAGATTCCAGCTTTTGCAGTCCAAGTTCATGAACAACAATCGTGAACCTTACATAAAAAAGACAAGAGAAGTTGGCAAGCTAATCATTAAAGAAAAGCAGTGGGTAAACAGGGGCTGTCTAAATGCCACTGTTAACAAATTagacaaaaataaggaaaaaaaaggaaGCGGTCAAGCACTAGAAGAGAACAAAAAGATAATGCCCAATGAGAGGGTCAAGTGGAATGGCCTGAGTGGGAAAAATACAGTGAAAAACATTCTGAAGAAATTTTtagctgcagaggagaaagaaacTAAGGAGAAAGCTTCTGTCTGGAAAAAGAAAGAGCCAAACAGCAATTTGCCAAAAATTATCAGCAAGAATTCTGTTTTCTCCAAACTGAAGGAAAAGTTTGAACAGGCTAGTTCTGTTTGTTCAGCCACAGAGGCAAAAACATTGCTGTTGCGCAAAGGtgagaaaaataatacaaaggtCCCAAGTAGAACACCTATTCACAAACCAGAGGTCACAGTGCTACACACTGTGACAGCCCCAGTTCTAAATAGCCCTCAGTCCCAGTATTTAGTGTGTACGACGGCTCCAATGCCTAGATTCAGTGTTGTGACTGAAATTAGCCATCCTTGGAGCTGGTTGACAAACAACACTGAAAGTAATCAGCCTTTTGATCATGGCACTCAAATGGTAGAGATGAGTGACTCTGACAGCAAACATGATATTAAGCCTGGTAAGAATGAAATGCCAGAAAATAGGGCACAAGACAGAGAGTACAAAGGACAGATGCAAACTGTACAATGTGTAATGCCCAAGGTCATGACTGACAACAAGGACAGTGCAGAGACTAAAATAGATTCCACAAACCAAGGACCTGGTTTTCTTCCTAATCTAGACCGCTCTTCTACTTTCTGTAAAAATAAATCCCTTGCAGACAGCATTCCTACCTTATCTAAACCCACCCTATCTCACAAGGGGAATAGCACATTAGCTGGATTTGATACATCTTCATTAGGGGATAATAAAACTGCTCAAAATGTTAGTGAAGACAATCCGTCTACTAACTTGCCTTATTCTGGTATAGCTGAAGGATCCAGTGCACACAGtccccaggatattaaagaggtTGGTATTCCTAAAATAACAGTGAATGCATGCAGTTCAAAGGAGACAGAAATAGAGTTCTCGGAGTCAGAAAAAGATCCTCTCTTTGCAAGCCAAAAATGTTTCCCGGAGGAGAAACTATCGGAAAATATTCCATCGTTTTGCTCCCCAGTAGCTCAGGCATCTCAGAATGTAGTGCCTCCAAATGATGACCTGCAATTAATTGTCAAAATACCAGTTACTGACAAAATGCCACCGCTGATGCCAAGGCAAGAAAATGCATCCGATTTTAAAGGCAAACATTCCAAAGCAGCTGTAAAAAGAGAGAAATTTCACTATAAACAGGAAATATTTCCTAGTTCTAGAAAAAATGATTGCAAAGTCACAGCTAAGCAAGAAGAGGAGCCAGACATAAATCCAAACAAGCTGTCTGATTGTCAAATGCAAACTGAACAAATAACCCAGGAATCACAACCACATCAAATGCTTGGCCAACAAAATAACATTGATAATTTCAGCATTAACGTATCAAATCCGACTATGACTCACACAAATGAttcaaagaaggaaaaaagtggTATTGTAGAAGGAAAGCATATCTGCTCTGATTTTGAAAAGGACCAAGGTCCATTGTCAAGTTATTTAATGAAGCACAGGTGTTATATTCCAGAAGAGAATTTTGGGAAGGACCAATTATCCTCATCAAATGAAATGGCAAGTCAGGAAAACAATACTGCCAGGGAAAGGAGTACCTTGTGTAATCTGGAGATTTATGAAATGCCATCAAAGTATTTTATGAAGCATGAAAGTGACATTGCAGATGAGAATCCCTGGCCTAATTCTGAGACATGTCAATCATTCTCATCAAATTATTTAACAAAGCACGAAAACAATGCTACAGAACAAAGAATCTGGCATGCTATTGAAAAGCCCCAGATCCCATCATCAAAAGATTTGGTGAAAGATGAAACCTATAGTGTAGAAGATAAGAAGGCTTGTCATAATTCTGATGAGTACCAATTACCTTCTTCAAATGAGTCAGCAAAGCATAAAGGTGATATTATAGCAAAGAATGCTATGTATAACCGTGAGAATTACCAGACACCACCATCATCAAGTGATGTCATAAACCATGAAAATAATACAGTCAAAGAGAAGAATATCCATCATGTTTTTGAGAAGAATGAGTTACTCTCACCAAATGAACTGGGGAAGCATGAAAATAACACTGCAGAAGACATAAGTCTCTTGAGTAACGTAGAGAAATCCCAATTACCCTCATCAAAAGCACTGTTGAAGCCTGAAAAGAATATCGCAGTAGGGAGAATGCCCTTGAATAACTGTGAAAAGTACCGACTACCCTCGCCAAATGAATCAGAGAAGCACGAAAATAATACTGTGGTAAAAACAAGACCCTGGAGTAATCTGGAGCAGGACCAACTGCCAACTCCAAATGATACTCTGAATTATGAAAATGAGATGAGAGATGAGAACTTTGAGAAAAAccagtttccttcctcaaatGAAATGGTGACTCATGAAAATAATAGTACAAGTGAGAGAAATAACTTACATAAATATGAAGAGTACCAAATGCTGTCTTCAGATAATGGTTTGAAACATGAAAATGATACGATGGTAGAGAAGAAGCATAAGGATAATAGTGCAAAAGAGAAGAATTCGTCTAGTTTTGAGACATGCCAATTACCCTTATCAAAGAATAAAATTAACACTCCAGGACCAAGAAATACCTTGTGTAGCATCAAATACCAAATGCCATCAAGAGATTTAGTGGAAAATGAATATGATACAACAGAAGAGGAAAACACCTGTTGTAATACTGAGAGATACCAACTGTTCTCATCCCGTGAATCAATGAAACATGAAAATAATGCTGCAGAGGCAAGAAATATCCAGAGTAACTTTAAAAATTACCAAAAGCCATCATCAAGAAGTATAGGGAAGCATGAAAGCAAAACTGTCCAAGAGAGAAGTACCCATCATAATTTTGAAGAGTACCAGTTACTTTCAAGAAATGCACCACAGAAGCATGGAAAGAAAGGTGCAGTAGAGAGAGATACCTTGTGTAACCCTAAGAAGAATCAAAAACCATCATCAAGTTCATTGGTGAAGCAAGAAAATAATGTTACAGTAGAGAAGCAACAACAAACACCATTGTCAGATGATTTTGTGAAGCATGAAACTGAAACTGTGGAAGAGAAGAATAAACATCATAGTTCTGAGAAGTACCAATTAACCTCATCAAATAAATTAGTCAAGCATGGAAAAAATACCACAGTAGAGAAGAAGCAACAAATACCAATATCAAATGATTTTAGAAAGCATGAAATTAACACTGTGAAAGAGAAGAATAAACATCATAGCTCTGAGAAGTGCCAATTAACCGCATCAAATAAATTGGTGACACATGGAAAAAATACTGCAGTAGAGAAAAAGCAACAAATACCAATAGCAAATGATTTTAGGAAGCATGAAATTAGtactaaagaaaagaaaaatccacaTCTCAAAGTTGAGAAATACCGGTTACCTTCCTCAAGTAAACTGGAGAAGCATGAAACTAATAGTTCAGGAAAGAAAAACAGTTTGTGTGATTTTGAGACGTATCAAGCTTCATTGCCAAGTGATCTCATGAAGCATCGAAGTGATTCAACATTAGAGGAGAATCCTTGGCATAACATTGATAACTACCAAAAATTACCCCTATCAAATGATGTATCCAAACATGATAAAAATCCTGTAGAACAGAGGAAAACCCAGCATGGCTTTAAGAAGTACTGTAAACTAACATCAAATGATTTAGCAAAGCATGAAAATGTTGCTGCTGAAGGAAAGGCCAGGAGGCCAGGGTCTGATCAAAGAAATGACAGAAAAACAGAACTCCAGGACTGCACTAGAACAGCAGCACACGCAAAATACATAGCAGAAAGTTACAGTGAAGGACCCCTAAATTCATCTTTTAAACCAATGATAGTTAGAGTAAGTGACACATTTAAGCATCACACCTGA